In one window of Streptomyces sp. FXJ1.172 DNA:
- a CDS encoding Tex family protein — protein sequence MTTPGSSGSISVGSIEGRIAEELGVRERQVKAAVELLDGGSTVPFIARYRKEATEMLDDAQLRTLEERLRYLRELEERRAAILESVREQGKLTGELEAQIRSAETKARLEDIYLPYKPKRRTKAQIAREAGLQPLAEGLLGDPTVEPLAAAAAFVDAGKGVADPQAALDGARAILTERFSEDADLIGELRERMWVRGRLAAKVRDGKEEAGAKFADYFDFAEPFTELPSHRILAMLRGEKEEVLDLVLEPEEPAESPSVPSSYEAIIASKFGIADRGRPADKWLTDTVRWAWRTRILVHLGIDLRLRLRTAAEDEAVNVFAANLRDLLLAAPAGTRATLGLDPGFRTGVKVAVVDATGKVVATDVIYPHVPANKWDEALGKLARLAKEHAVDLVAIGNGTASRETDKLAGELISRHPELKLTKVMVSEAGASVYSASPYASRELPDMDVSLRGAVSIARRLQDPLAELVKIDPKSIGVGQYQHDLSEVKLSRSLDAVVEDCVNGVGVDVNTASVPLLSRVSGISSGLAENIVAHRDANGPFASRAELKKVARLGPKAYEQCAGFLRIRGGDDPLDASSVHPEAYPVVRRMVRTSGQEVASLIGNTGVLRSLRPAEFVDDTFGLPTVTDILKELEKPGRDPRPAFKTATFKEGVEKISDLAAGMVLEGVVTNVAAFGAFVDVGVHQDGLVHVSAMSKTFVKDPRDVVKPGDIVKVKVLDVDIPRKRIALTLRLDDEAAVQGGQGGGGRQQRGGRPPQQRQGGQGGQGQRQSGQGQGQRQGRGGGDRGGRQAPAPANSAMADALRRAGLLDPKKR from the coding sequence GTGACGACACCCGGGTCCAGCGGATCCATCAGCGTGGGATCCATCGAAGGCAGGATCGCCGAGGAACTCGGCGTACGGGAGCGGCAGGTGAAGGCCGCGGTGGAGCTGCTCGACGGCGGTTCGACGGTGCCCTTCATCGCCCGCTACCGCAAGGAAGCGACCGAGATGCTCGACGACGCGCAGCTGCGCACGCTCGAGGAGCGGCTGCGCTACCTGCGGGAGCTGGAGGAGCGCCGGGCGGCGATCCTGGAGTCGGTGCGCGAGCAGGGCAAGCTCACCGGCGAACTGGAGGCGCAGATCCGCAGCGCCGAGACCAAGGCGCGCCTGGAGGACATCTACCTGCCGTACAAGCCCAAGCGGCGCACCAAGGCGCAGATCGCGCGCGAGGCGGGCCTTCAGCCGCTGGCCGAGGGCCTGCTGGGCGACCCGACGGTGGAGCCGCTGGCGGCCGCCGCCGCGTTCGTGGACGCCGGCAAGGGGGTGGCCGACCCGCAGGCGGCGCTGGACGGCGCGCGGGCGATCCTCACCGAGCGGTTCTCGGAGGACGCCGACCTGATCGGCGAGCTGCGCGAGCGCATGTGGGTGCGCGGGCGCCTGGCCGCGAAGGTGCGGGACGGCAAGGAGGAGGCGGGCGCCAAGTTCGCCGACTACTTCGACTTCGCCGAGCCGTTCACCGAGCTGCCCTCGCACCGCATCCTCGCGATGCTGCGCGGCGAGAAGGAGGAGGTCCTCGACCTCGTCCTGGAGCCCGAGGAGCCGGCCGAGTCCCCCTCGGTTCCTTCCTCCTACGAGGCCATCATCGCCTCGAAGTTCGGGATCGCCGACCGGGGCCGCCCCGCCGACAAGTGGCTGACGGACACCGTCCGCTGGGCCTGGCGCACCCGCATCCTCGTCCACCTCGGCATCGACCTGCGCCTTAGGCTGCGCACGGCCGCCGAGGACGAGGCGGTGAACGTGTTCGCGGCGAACCTGCGCGACCTGCTGCTGGCCGCCCCGGCCGGCACGCGCGCGACGCTGGGCCTGGACCCCGGTTTCCGTACGGGCGTGAAGGTCGCCGTGGTCGACGCCACCGGCAAGGTCGTCGCGACCGATGTCATCTACCCGCACGTCCCGGCCAACAAGTGGGACGAGGCCCTCGGCAAGCTGGCCCGGCTCGCGAAGGAGCACGCGGTCGACCTGGTCGCGATCGGCAACGGCACGGCGTCCCGCGAGACCGACAAGCTCGCCGGTGAACTGATCTCCAGGCACCCGGAGTTGAAGCTCACCAAGGTGATGGTGTCCGAGGCGGGCGCGTCGGTGTACTCGGCCTCGCCGTACGCCTCGCGCGAGCTGCCCGACATGGACGTGTCGCTGCGCGGCGCGGTCTCCATCGCCCGGCGCCTGCAGGACCCGCTGGCCGAGCTGGTGAAGATCGACCCGAAGTCCATCGGCGTCGGCCAGTACCAGCACGACCTGTCCGAGGTGAAGCTGTCCCGCTCGCTGGACGCGGTCGTCGAGGACTGTGTGAACGGCGTCGGCGTGGACGTCAACACCGCGTCCGTGCCGCTGCTCTCCCGGGTATCGGGCATCTCCTCCGGCCTCGCCGAGAACATCGTGGCGCACCGGGACGCGAACGGCCCGTTCGCCTCCCGTGCGGAGCTGAAGAAGGTGGCGCGGCTCGGCCCGAAGGCGTACGAGCAGTGCGCGGGCTTCCTGCGCATCCGCGGCGGCGACGACCCGCTGGACGCCTCCAGCGTGCACCCGGAGGCGTACCCGGTGGTGCGCCGCATGGTGAGGACCAGCGGCCAGGAGGTGGCCTCCCTCATCGGCAACACGGGCGTCCTGCGCTCGCTGAGGCCCGCCGAGTTCGTGGACGACACCTTCGGTCTGCCGACGGTCACCGACATCCTCAAGGAGCTGGAGAAGCCGGGGCGCGACCCGCGTCCCGCCTTCAAGACGGCCACCTTCAAGGAGGGCGTGGAGAAGATCTCCGACCTCGCCGCCGGGATGGTGCTGGAGGGCGTGGTGACGAACGTGGCGGCCTTCGGCGCGTTCGTGGACGTCGGTGTCCACCAGGACGGCCTGGTGCATGTCTCGGCGATGTCGAAGACCTTCGTCAAGGACCCGCGCGACGTCGTCAAGCCCGGGGACATCGTCAAGGTGAAGGTCCTGGACGTGGACATCCCGCGCAAGCGGATCGCGCTGACCCTGCGCCTGGACGACGAGGCGGCCGTGCAGGGCGGCCAGGGCGGCGGCGGCCGGCAGCAGCGCGGCGGCCGGCCGCCCCAGCAGCGCCAGGGCGGCCAGGGCGGCCAGGGCCAGCGGCAGAGCGGCCAGGGCCAGGGCCAGCGGCAGGGCCGTGGCGGCGGCGACCGGGGCGGGCGGCAGGCGCCGGCACCGGCCAACAGCGCGATGGCCGACGCGCTGCGCCGCGCGGGTCTGCTGGACCCGAAGAAGCGCTGA